Proteins encoded together in one Vigna angularis cultivar LongXiaoDou No.4 chromosome 5, ASM1680809v1, whole genome shotgun sequence window:
- the LOC108340367 gene encoding UDP-D-apiose/UDP-D-xylose synthase 2: MARLNLDGKSIPMMSICMIGGGGFIGSHLCEKLVAETNHKAVVVDVSSEKIDHLLDRSLPWAHRIEFHQLNIKSDSRLETLIKSSDLTINLAAICTPADYNTRPLETIYSNFVDSIPVIKYCTENKKRLIHFSTCEIYGKTIGSFLPEEFRKDPKYFILKEDESPCIFGPISKQRWSYACAKQMTDRLIYAEYAENGLDFTIVRPYNWIGPRMDFIPGVDGPSDGVPRVLACFSNSLLRGEPLKLVDGGKSQRTFLYIKDAIDAVALMIDNPERANGYIFNVGNPDNEVSVKELAALMIKAYAKVSGAPASSMSTVNVSAEDFYGKGYDDSDRRIPDMTFITRQLAWKPRTPLDELLDVTLQYQHRTYSRAIERELSKPSN, translated from the exons ATGGCACGATTGAACCTGGACGGCAAATCGATCCCGATGATGTCAATATGCATGATTGGTGGCGGCGGCTTCATTGGATCGCACCTCTGCGAGAAGCTCGTGGCGGAAACCAATCACAAGGCCGTAGTGGTGGACGTCTCCTCGGAGAAAATCGACCACCTCCTCGACAGGTCCCTTCCCTGGGCGCACCGCATCGAGTTTCACCAACTCAACATCAAGAGCGATTCCCGACTCGAAACACTCATCAAATCTTCCGATCTC ACGATCAATCTTGCTGCAATTTGCACGCCGGCTGATTACAACACACGCCCTTTGGAGACCATCTATAGCAACTTCGTTGATTCGATTCCGGTG ATTAAGTATTGCACTGAAAACAAGAAACGTTTGATCCATTTTTCTACGTGTGAGATTTACGGGAAGACTATAGGAAGCTTTCTCCCAGAGGAATTTCGAAAG GACCCCAAATATTTCATTCTCAAGGAAGATGAGAGTCCTTGTATTTTTGGTCCAATCAGCAAGCAGAGATGGTCTTATGCCTGTGCAAAGCAAATGACAGACAGGCTAATATATG CCGAGTACGCGGAGAATGGCCTCGATTTCACCATTGTGAGACCTTATAACTGGATTGGCCCAAGAATGGATTTCATTCCTGGTGTTGATGGCCCAAGTGACGGTGTCCCACGAGTCTTAGCTTGCTTCAGTAAT AGTCTCCTGCGTGGGGAGCCTCTTAAACTTGTTGACGGTGGGAAATCACAGAGAACCTTTCTCTACATTAAGGATGCAATCGATGCTGTTGCGTTAATGATT GACAACCCTGAGAGAGCAAATGGGTATATATTTAATGTGGGAAACCCAGACAATGAAGTATCTGTGAAGGAACTGGCTGCGCTTATGATAAAG GCTTATGCAAAGGTGTCTGGTGCACCTGCTTCTAGTATGTCCACTGTAAACGTGAGTGCAGAAGATTTCTATGGGAAAGGCTATGATGACAGTGATAGGCGCATCCCTGACATGACATTTATCACCAGGCAGCTTG CTTGGAAACCAAGGACACCTCTCGATGAACTGTTGGATGTTACCCTCCAATATCAACACCGGACATACTCTCGTGCCATCGAGAGAGAACTTTCAAAACCGTCAAATTGA
- the LOC108340365 gene encoding uncharacterized protein LOC108340365, whose product MTLQTVGVSLFGGEMGKREKQKQKHERRNRGRNSFSYLQEDQDFDDTPRLSPSGEEPVDDSNAEEEEDDADEATISHENQSHDMPSKFFLYQQSVQSPKGDISYMQKFFLMYVGGRVALHLQEDFCGTAFLSTEWLRSDSRRTAIGLDLDNEALNWCMENNVPSLGADGFSRISLFHGNVLQPLESELVNKDPEKLVSNISLAQNEENMQAGVLESDDPTGSLAEDYKFTKRNIILPGRDIVCAFNYSCCCLHKRADLVLYFKHARDALSTKGGIFVMDLYGGTSSEHKLRLQRRFPNFTYVWEQAEFDIIQRKTRISLHFHLKKEQRKLRHAFSYSWRLWTLPEIKDCLEEAGFRSVHFWVREMPDSSEIMRTEGFGAGKNVKYEEATSFQQQDSWNAYIVGVL is encoded by the exons ATGACGTTACAAACAGTTGGGGTTTCACTTTTCGGCGGCGAAATGGGTAAACGAGAAAAGCAGAAGCAGAAGCATGAGAGGCGTAACCGTGGAAGAAACTCCTTCAGCTATCTTCAAGAAGACCAAGATTTTGATGACACTCCAAGACTCTCACCTTCCGGTGAAGAACCTGTTGATGACAGCAATgcggaagaagaagaagatgatgctgaCGAAGCAACAATAAGTCACGAAAACCAATCACACGATATGCCTTCAAAGTTCTTCCTTTATCAACAATCTGTACAG TCTCCTAAAGGAGACATAAGTTATATGCAAAAGTTCTTTCTCATGTACGTGGGTGGAAGGGTAGCCCTTCATCTTCAAGAAGATTTCTGTGGTACTGCGTTTCTTAG TACAGAATGGCTCCGCAGTGATTCAAGAAGAACAGCAATAGGATTAGATTTGGATAATGAAGCACTTAATTGGTGCATGGAAAACAACGTACCTTCACTTGGAGCTGATGGATTTTCAAGAATATCCCTCTTTCATGGGAATGTCCTACAGCCTCTTGAGTCTGAGCTTGTGAACAAGGATCCTGAGAAGCTGGTAAGCAACATTTCATTGGCAcagaatgaagaaaatatgcAGGCTGGTGTGCTGGAATCTGATGATCCAACAGGCTCTCTTGCTGAAGATTATAAGTTTACTAAGAGAAACATAATATTACCTGGAAGAGATATTGTGTGTGCTTTTAACTACAGCTGCTGTTGTCTACATAAACGAGCAGACCTGGTTTTGTATTTCAAGCATGCTCGTGATGCCTTGTCAACTAAAGGTGGAATTTTTGTGATGGATTTATATGGGGGTACATCTTCAGAGCACAAGTTGAGGCTTCAAAGAAGATTTCCTAATTTTACG TATGTATGGGAGCAAGCTGAATTTGATATCATTCAACGGAAGACAAGGATTAGCCTCCATTTCCATTTGAAGAAGGAACAAAGAAAACTTCGTCATGCATTTTCATACAGCTGGCGGTT GTGGACGTTGCCTGAGATTAAGGATTGCCTGGAAGAGGCTGGATTTCGATCTGTTCATTTTTGGGTTCGAGAGATGCCAGACAGCTCGGAAATTATGAGGACAGAGGGATTTGGTGCGGGAAAGAATGTAAAATATGAAGAGGCAACAAGTTTTCAGCAACAAGATTCTTGGAATGCTTACATAGTAGGTGTTTTATGA